In Fundulus heteroclitus isolate FHET01 chromosome 8, MU-UCD_Fhet_4.1, whole genome shotgun sequence, a genomic segment contains:
- the LOC105915562 gene encoding zinc finger protein 703: MKYLPSGTADRVSERIELSETTEPKKSRPGTAVSLLAPLDPLRQAKRLPIRLIKMLTAHTGHLLHPEYLQPLTSAPVSIELDAKKSPLALLAQTCSQIGKPDPPSSSKLGSSCSPGDKEPSGRSSASSLKMGEHRTSLEDKSSFKPYNKSSVDPRRDGVTSSSGGDKVGFRVPSSSALTTNGNSTSGQQSYPSHASSPGSRGGSTPPGQAQQQHHKQSQSPGGQPVSQSQALSAEPGREQSSPTSTSSNNNNSNPKKDADVNKASSDSPHHANSSYVRASTNCSNSSSDGGSNQDGGRAETTQPNLGHGHITPISPYKNNQPLFPLPSSNMGYHGSVMGGYAGYPSQFIPGLDPSKSSLSMGGKHTSSSPLTGASPPSFMQSLCRDPYCLSYPGVSHLGSSNCNSCIHDPSSTLKSSFPMVYPSHPLHSLHQSSLSSSVSPSLSHPLYTYGFMLPNDPLPHACNWVSAGGPCDKRFATSDELLAHLRTHTALPVGMDSKLLSVSSSGPASCHLHLPHQSNPGSLPSSLSLRAPPSLGLARYHPYSKVHLPSGPSSISLHSLPTTGPYYPHYTLYSQRLGSASALGYQ; this comes from the exons ATGAAATATCTCCCTTCGGGAACAGCGGATCGAGTTAGTGAGCGGATCGAACTTAGCGAGACCACCGAGCCGAAGAAGTCTCGCCCCGGCACCGCGGTCTCACTCCTGGCCCCTCTGGACCCTCTTCGGCAGGCGAAGCGGCTTCCCATCCGACTGATCAAGATGTTGACAGCGCACACTGGACACTTGCTCCACCCGGAATATTTACAGCCTCTAACGTCCGCACCAGTGAGCATCGAG CTGGATGCTAAGAAGAGTCCACTTGCCCTGCTTGCTCAGACCTGCTCTCAGATTGGTAAACCGgaccctccttcctcctccaagCTTGGCTCCTCCTGCAGCCCGGGGGACAAGGAGCCCAGCGGTCGGTCGTCAGCCTCCAGCCTGAAGATGGGGGAGCACCGCACTTCTCTTGAGGACAAATCCAGCTTTAAACCGTACAACAAAAGCAGCGTTGACCCTCGCAGGGATGGCGTTACCAGCAGCTCCGGCGGTGATAAAGTTGGATTCAGGGTACCAAGCAGCAGCGCCCTAACTACTAATGGAAATTCAACCAGTGGCCAGCAGTCGTACCCATCCCATGCTTCTTCACCTGGCTCCAGAGGGGGGAGCACCCCTCCGGGACAggctcagcagcagcatcacaAACAGAGCCAGTCTCCTGGTGGACAGCCCGTTTCACAGTCCCAAGCTCTCAGCGCTGAGCCTGGACGTGAACAGAGCAGTCCCACCAGCACTtccagtaataataataatagtaatccAAAAAAAGACGCTGATGTAAACAAGGCCAGCTCAGACAGTCCGCACCACGCCAACTCCAGTTACGTCCGGGCGAGCACGaactgcagcaacagcagctctgatggGGGTTCCAACCAGGACGGCGGTAGAGCCGAAACCACCCAGCCTAACCTCGGCCATGGACATATTACGCCCATCTCTCCTTATAAAAACAACCAGCCACTCTTCCCTCTGCCTTCTTCTAATATGGGCTATCACGGATCTGTCATGGGGGGGTACGCTGGCTACCCATCCCAGTTCATTCCAGGGCTGGACCCGTCCAAATCAAGCCTCAGCATGGGAGGAAAACACACAAGTTCCAGCCCTCTGACAGGCGCCTCCCCTCCCTCCTTCATGCAGAGCCTTTGCAGAGACCCTTACTGCCTAAGTTACCCCGGCGTGTCTCATCTCGGCAGCAGCAACTGCAACTCCTGCATACATGACCCTTCCTCCACCCTAAAATCGAGCTTTCCTATGGTTTACCCCTCCCACCCGCTTCACTCCCTCCACCAAAGCTCCTTGTCATCCAGCGTGTCCCCCTCGCTGTCGCATCCACTTTATACATATGGCTTTATGCTCCCCAACGACCCGCTTCCCCATGCCTGCAACTGGGTGTCGGCTGGAGGGCCGTGTGACAAGCGTTTCGCCACCTCAGACGAACTATTGGCTCACCTTCGCACCCACACAGCTCTGCCTGTGGGGATGGACAGTAAGCTTCTCTCCGTTTCCTCGTCTGGACCAGCATCCTGCCACTTGCATCTCCCACACCAGAGCAACCCAGGCTCCCTCCCCAGCTCTCTGTCGCTAAGAGCTCCCCCCAGCCTGGGTTTAGCTCGCTATCACCCCTACAGTAAGGTTCATCTCCCCTCTGGGCCTTCCTCCATTTCACTGCACTCTCTGCCCACCACAGGCCCGTACTATCCTCATTACACGCTCTACAGTCAAAGACTTGGATCGGCGTCAGCTCTTGGATACCAGTAG